From the Synergistetes bacterium HGW-Synergistetes-1 genome, the window TTTCCTAACCAGAGCAGACCGCAAATTTGTAACTGTTGAGCCTGAAACGCTCTAAACAACAATAAGTCTGAGTTTGATTCCGGGGGCCTATATATAAGGCCCCCGTTTATAGTATTTTAGGGACGGGGTAACATTATGAAATTTATTGATTCAATGCGTCTTTCCGTTAAGGCAGGCAGAGGAGGAAACGGCTGTATGAGTTTCCTTCGTGAAAGGTGCAGACCCAACGGAGGGCCGGACGGCGGCAACGGAGGCAGAGGCGGAAGCATTATTTTTGAAGCCACCACCAACCTTCAGACACTAGCTGATCTGGAATCCCAGAGAAATATAAAGGGAAACAGCGGGACCCATGGCAAGGGAAGCGCAAGAAACGGAGCGATAGGTGAAGACACTGTTGTTTTGGTGCCTTGCGGTACGATCGTATATGATGCCATGACAAACGAAGGTCTTGCTGACCTTGTTGAACCGGGAGACCGTTTTCTTGCAGCAAGGGGAGGCAGGGGAGGAAGGGGAAACCGCTATTTTTCCAGTTCTGCCAGAAAAGCCCCGAGGTTTTGTGAGAACGGCGATCTCGGAGAAGAAGCTGAAATAAGGCTTGAACTGAGGCTTATTGCAGACGTAGGACTAGTCGGGCTTCCCAACGTAGGCAAATCAAGCATCCTGGCAGCTATTTCCAACGCTCAGCCCAAGATCGCAGATTATCCTTTTACCACCCTTTCCCCGAACCTGGGAGTTCTTACAACAGGGTATGAGAGAATAGTAATAGCAGACATCCCCGGACTTATCGAGGGCGCGCACATGAATAGAGGGCTTGGGATACAGTTCCTGAGACACATAGCCCGCAGCAGGCTCCTTTTACACGTTTTGAGCCTTGAGTGCCAGGAATTTGATAAACTTACCGAAGAGCTGGATACTGTACGCAATGAGATGAGATCCTATGACCCGGATCTTGACAAACGTCCATATTTTGTAGTCGCAAACAAGCTTGATGAACTGGAAAACCCTGAAGAACTCCTCGGGAGGCTGTCCGAACATTTTTGTTCGGTCGGTATAAATTTTTGTGCAGTGAGCGCTTTGACTGAAGAGGGGATACCTGAACTCGTAAAGCATATAATAGACTTTACAGAAAAGAATCCGAGGCCCAGGAGCGAGGTAAGGCTCTATGCTCTTGACAGCGCAGAGGATATTCAGTCACCGGTCAGGACAAGAAACAAGATCCAGGTGGTCTCACTCCACGGAGGAGGATTCAGGATCCTTCACCATCGTCTTGAGAAAGCTGTCGAACGTTATGACCTCAGCCAGGATGAAAACGCTGCAAGATTTACAATGATGATGAGAAAGTATAAGGTCGAGGATCTTCTGGAGGCTGCAGGAGCAAAAGAGGGAGATCAGATAACGATAGGGCCCAAAGATTTCATTTTCTACCCAGATTATTATCCTTCCGAGTTCGAGGAACCCGAAGGACCTGATGAAGATGAGTCTGCCACAGATACAGACACAAACCAAAACCAATAATACAAAAGAGGCAGAAAAATGACAAACAGTTCTATGAGAAGAATAGGTATCATGGGCGGTACCTTCGACCCGATACATTACGGACATCTCAGAGCTGCAGACGAAGCTCACGCAGCATTCGGACTTTCTGAAGTTATTTTTGTTCCGACAGGTCAGCCTCCCCACAAAACAGGGGAGAGGGTATCTTCGGCAGACAAGAGATTCATGATGACTGTTTTAGCGACAGTTGACTGTCCATACTTTTCTGTTTCAAGGATAGAAATTGATAAGACCGGCAAAAGCTATACAATAGATACTCTGAGACAGCTAAAATCACTGCCTGAATACCTTGACACAGAGTTCTATTTCATAACAGGACTTGATGCCGTGCTGGACATAGTCTCATGGAAAAACCCTGAAGAAATTATGAGCCTCTGTAAATTTGTTGCAGTTAGCAGGCATGGATACACTCATACTAGAATGGAAGAACTGCCCGAAGATTTGAGATCTGCAATAATCCCCCTTGAAATACCGCTTCTGGCAATATCAAGTACGGGGCTCAGGGAGAGGGTAAGAAAAGAGAGGAGCATCAGATTCCTTGTTCCTCCTTCAGTTGAACATTTTATCAGGAAGTATTCCCTATACAAAGATATTTGATATTCAAATGGAGGTAAACGCTTTTGAAACATTCTAAATCTATAATCATGATCGTCCTGCTGGCAGTATTGGGCATCGCTGCAGGCGTCGGTCTGAAAGTCTACACTATCCTTCACACAAAATCAGAGGATATCCTTGGTACCATTGAGAGTTCGATAGACAGCGGCAGCGCGCAGTATGCAGCCCTAAAAGAACAAGGGAGATTCAACATCCTTATAATGGGTGAGGATGATGTGGAGGGTTCCAGAAGGTCAGATACGGTATTATTCGCAACTATTGACATAGATGATAAAAACATGAGAATACTTTCCCTGCCAAGGGATACAAGAGTACAGATACCGGGGCATGGCGTGCAGAAGCTTAACCACGCGTTCGCCTACGGAGGTCAGGATCTGCTTAAAGCCACTGTTGAAAAATATCTGGGACAGCCGATTCTTTATTATGTGATCATCGACTATGTCAGCTTTCCGGCAGTAATAGACATACTGGGCGGAGTAGAGATAGACGTCCAGAAAAGGATGCGGTACGTCGACAGGGCAGGAAAACTCGATATCAATATTCAGCCCGGACTGCAGGTAATGGACGGAAAAACTGCTCTGCACTATGTCCGTTTCAGAATGGACGCACTTGGTGACATTGGGAGGGTACACAGGCAGCAGCAGTTCATCAAAGCGATCTTAAAGAAAGTCTACGACCCAAGGATCCTGGTCAAAATACCTGAACTTACAGCACAGACAATGAAACTCTTTAAGACTGACATGTCTCCCGCGCTTTCGATCCAGCTTGCGGGATTCGCGCAGAACGAGCTAGGAAGAGAACGAATATTCTTTTCTACCCTGCATGGACAGGCTGCGACCATCAACAATCTAAGTTACTGGGTAGGCGACACCAAGTCAGCGAATGAATTTCTGGACACTCCTATCGAAATGCTTATCTCAGGAGATATTACAGAGAACAAGAACACAAGTAACTTTGCAGGACTCTCTTTGTCATATTCCTCGGCAGCTGATGAGACAAAAGTAAACGGAGAAGTGCTGGGAGCAGAAAAAGCGGAAGAGAAAAAAGCAGAACCCCTTATGTCCAATGAAGATCTGCTTGCCCTTATCAGATCAATGTCTGAATCCATTGCTGTCCTCAATGGCACAGGGAAGTCAGGGTTGAGTACAGAAGTAGCGTCAAAACTCCAGAAAATAGGCATAGACGTTGTAATGTCAGCAAACGCCAAGCACTTCGACTACAGAAGCAGCAACGTCGTATATCCTCTGAATGCCAAGCCTGAAGTGATAAAAACTGCAAAAACACTTGGCAAGCTCCTTGGCATACCCAATAACCTGGTGAGGTCAAACAATCAGGCATTTTACCCTTCAATTATTATAGGACATGACGGCAAGCAACTTATCAGCCGCATTGACAAACTGATAGAGATAAGCTCACAATAGTCGTTACAAAGGCGCAATTGCTCTAATTAGATTAAACTCCAAAGAAGGCGAGGTGGATATTTATATGATGACATCATCAAAAACGATAGAAGAGTTCTATGAGCCCTACAAGCCAATTGTAGACGCTTTGATCGAAAAACACGCACTGGAAGTCACGGTACACAATCTGAGCGAAGTTTCAGGTTTCACTGAGGCATTCATAGTCGCAATAGCACGCTCCGATCTCCACGCAAAGACACTCCTTGATACAGCAAGTGAAATGCTGGATGAAATGAAGCTCCCGCACAAAGTGGAGGGAGAAGGGAGCAGCCGCTGGTGCCTTATGGACGCAGGACACCTGGTAGTAAACATCCTCAGCAGGGAAGGCCGTGACTACTACAGGCTTGATTCGCTCTGGGGCGACGCTCCTGCTCTTAAATTCCAGGACCAGGACGAATAATAAAGGAAATATAGAAAATGAGATGTATATTCTGTGAAATCGACGACTATATACTGGACAATGAACTGGTCTATGCTATATTCGATAAGATGCCCGTCAATAAAGGTCACATGTTATTCGTAACCAAAAGACACGTTGAAAGCTTCTTTGACATAACGAAGGAAGAACGTGAAGCTATCTTTGACCTAATTGACGAGGCTAAACCGATGCTCGATCAGATATACTCGCCGGAAGGCTACAATATCGGGGTGAACTGCGGAAAAATATCAGGACAATCTGTCATGCATGTCCACGTTCACCTCATCCCGAGATATGCAGGGGATACCGAGTCTCCAAACGGCGGTGTCCGGGGCGTCATTCCGGAAAAAATGAAGTATATATAAATTAAATTCTACAATGTCCTATAATATATCTTATGTGACCTTAAGGAAATTAAAAATTTTCCTATTGTCTTATAAATTTATAACATTTAAATTTGCTTCCTTTTTCTTGTATTGCTATTTTTACATGAACAATAGTCCTAGAATTACCCTGAGAAATTTTATTTTTCACTAAATCTCTTTTTTAAGTTTTTTCAGGAGGTATAAATATACCTGTTTAGATAAGTCAGGCCCCTCTCCGTCGATTCTGGAGGGGCTTGTTTTTGGGCAGACTTAATATAAAAAGGCCGGAGACTGATAAGAGCTTACTTCAGGTATCCGGCCAATTTATATCCCTATTTATTTTGAATATTATAACTTATCGATGATCTATTTATTAATTGGTCCATGTTTACTTATGATTTAAATAAGAGAAAATATGATCAGTCAATTATTTATTGGACAGCGGCTTTTGCGATCCCAAGGAAACTGTCGGGTTTCAAGGAAGCACCGCCTACAAGCACACCATCGATGTCTTTCATTGAAAGTATCGATGCTGTATTTTCCGGTTTAACGCTTCCGCCGTATAATATGATCGTTTTTTCTGCAACTCCTTCGCCGAATGTATCGGCAAGCAATTTCCTGATGAAAGCGCATACTTCCTGGGCATCTTCGCTGCTTGCTGTCTTGCCTGTGCCAATAGCCCAGACCGGCTCATAAGCAACAATAATCTTATCGGCAACATCGTTGCCGTCCATCACCTTAAGGCCTGCCATGAGCTGCTTTCTGATCACATCAAAAGTGCTGCCGGACTCACGTTCCTCCAACAGTTCTCCTACACAGAAAACAGGTGTGAGGTGCTCTTCCAGAGCCGCCAACAGCTTTTTGTGAAGTTCTTCACTTGTTTCACGGAATATGTGCCGGCGTTCACTGTGTCCTATTATCACATGGGTACAGCCCAGTTCTTTAATCATAGGCGCTGAAATTTCTCCGGTAAAGGCTCCGCTTTTTTCCCAATGCATATTCTGAGCACCAATAATGAGCGGTGAACCATCTTTTCCTTTTATTGCCGCATCAAGTGATACAAACGGGGCAAAGACCGCTACTTCCATCATTTCCTTATTTATATTTGAGACGATATCCTCAGACGAGACCAGCTTAGGCACAAAGGCTGACATGAACTCTGAAGTCGCGGCCGGTCCGTTGAACATCTTCCAGTTTCCTGCAATAAATCTCCTGCGCATGTTTTCTGATCCTCCTTAAATTAAATAAAAAAAGCGGCGCCGGTGACTTTGCTTTCCCGGAACCGCTTATATATTTTTACTAAGTTATATCGTACGGTTCTATTCCGGGCAGTATTTTACCTTCAAAGAACTCAAGGCTTGCTCCTCCTCCTGTCGAAACATGGGAGACCTGATCTTCATATCCGAACTGCGCAATTGCAGCTGCGGAATCCCCTCCCCCAACAACAGTGAATGAACCAATTTGTGTGGCCTTAACAAGAGCCTGGGCAATTGCCTCTGTGCCTTTTGAAAATGCGGGCATCTCGAACACTCCCATTGGCCCGTTCCAAAGTACAGTTCTGGAAGAAAGGATGACCTCAGTAAAAGCTTTGATTGTCTCCGGACCTATGTCGAGACCCATTTTTCCAGACGGTATTGCATCAGAAGTTACCAGAGAATATGGAGAATCTGCTTTAAACTCGTCCGCTGCCAGAATATCTAAAGGCAAGAGCAGCTTAACTCCCAGCTCTTCTGCTTTTGTTATCATTTTATACGCAAAATCGATCTTATCTGTCTCACAGAGAGAAGTCCCTATTTCAAGGCCCTTTGCTTTGAAAAAAGTAAATGCCATGCCTCCGCCTATCAGGATCGTGTCGACTTTTTTCACTAAATTTTCGACTACTGCGATCTTATCGGACACCTTCGCGCCGCCAAGTATAAGCACGAATGGTTTTTGAGGATCATCACGGACCGCTCCCAGCATCTCTGTTTCCTTGACGATCAGAAGGCCTGCAAACGATGGGAGTACCTCAGCAACAGCTCGTGTGGAAGAGTGGGACCTGTGGGCCGCACTGAATGCATCCATGACAAATATGTCAAAATTCTCTGCAAGTTTTTTAGCAAATTCCATGTCGTTTTTCTCTTCTTCAGGATGAAACCTGACGTTTTCGAGAAGAAGGACTTCGTTGCCCCATTCCGAGGATGCCTTTTGAACTTCAGGACCAATACATTCATGGACAAAACGCACATTCCAGCCTGTTATCTTTGCAAGTTCCTCACCAACAGGCTCAAGCGAATACTTCAAATCTATTTTACCCTTTGGCCTGCCAAGATGGGAAATAAGGGCAACTTTGGCCCCGGCTGCCTTGAGAGCCCTCAGGGTCGGAAGGTGCGCACAGATCCGCGTAGAATCAGCAACCTTGCCATCAGCAAGGGGGACATTGAAGTCAACCCTGACCAAAACCTTTTTTCCGATGATATCATCGGGCAAAAAAGTTTTCAGCTTCATGGGGTTTAAATTCCTTTAGAGAAAATATAGTCTGCCAGATCTATTACCCTGTTGCTGTAAGCCCATTCATTGTCATACCAGGAAAGGACCTTGACCATTTTGTCACCCATGACCAGTGTGTGCCTGGGAGCAAAGATCGAGGAGCGCGGATCTCCGACGAAGTCCATTGAGACCAGATCTTCCGGTTCATATCCAAGGATGCCTTTAAGGGAGCCTTCTGCATATTCCTTCATTGCAGCGTTGACA encodes:
- a CDS encoding GTPase ObgE, whose amino-acid sequence is MKFIDSMRLSVKAGRGGNGCMSFLRERCRPNGGPDGGNGGRGGSIIFEATTNLQTLADLESQRNIKGNSGTHGKGSARNGAIGEDTVVLVPCGTIVYDAMTNEGLADLVEPGDRFLAARGGRGGRGNRYFSSSARKAPRFCENGDLGEEAEIRLELRLIADVGLVGLPNVGKSSILAAISNAQPKIADYPFTTLSPNLGVLTTGYERIVIADIPGLIEGAHMNRGLGIQFLRHIARSRLLLHVLSLECQEFDKLTEELDTVRNEMRSYDPDLDKRPYFVVANKLDELENPEELLGRLSEHFCSVGINFCAVSALTEEGIPELVKHIIDFTEKNPRPRSEVRLYALDSAEDIQSPVRTRNKIQVVSLHGGGFRILHHRLEKAVERYDLSQDENAARFTMMMRKYKVEDLLEAAGAKEGDQITIGPKDFIFYPDYYPSEFEEPEGPDEDESATDTDTNQNQ
- a CDS encoding nicotinic acid mononucleotide adenylyltransferase; the protein is MRRIGIMGGTFDPIHYGHLRAADEAHAAFGLSEVIFVPTGQPPHKTGERVSSADKRFMMTVLATVDCPYFSVSRIEIDKTGKSYTIDTLRQLKSLPEYLDTEFYFITGLDAVLDIVSWKNPEEIMSLCKFVAVSRHGYTHTRMEELPEDLRSAIIPLEIPLLAISSTGLRERVRKERSIRFLVPPSVEHFIRKYSLYKDI
- a CDS encoding LytR family transcriptional regulator, with translation MKHSKSIIMIVLLAVLGIAAGVGLKVYTILHTKSEDILGTIESSIDSGSAQYAALKEQGRFNILIMGEDDVEGSRRSDTVLFATIDIDDKNMRILSLPRDTRVQIPGHGVQKLNHAFAYGGQDLLKATVEKYLGQPILYYVIIDYVSFPAVIDILGGVEIDVQKRMRYVDRAGKLDINIQPGLQVMDGKTALHYVRFRMDALGDIGRVHRQQQFIKAILKKVYDPRILVKIPELTAQTMKLFKTDMSPALSIQLAGFAQNELGRERIFFSTLHGQAATINNLSYWVGDTKSANEFLDTPIEMLISGDITENKNTSNFAGLSLSYSSAADETKVNGEVLGAEKAEEKKAEPLMSNEDLLALIRSMSESIAVLNGTGKSGLSTEVASKLQKIGIDVVMSANAKHFDYRSSNVVYPLNAKPEVIKTAKTLGKLLGIPNNLVRSNNQAFYPSIIIGHDGKQLISRIDKLIEISSQ
- the rsfS gene encoding ribosome silencing factor is translated as MMTSSKTIEEFYEPYKPIVDALIEKHALEVTVHNLSEVSGFTEAFIVAIARSDLHAKTLLDTASEMLDEMKLPHKVEGEGSSRWCLMDAGHLVVNILSREGRDYYRLDSLWGDAPALKFQDQDE
- a CDS encoding HIT family protein, with protein sequence MRCIFCEIDDYILDNELVYAIFDKMPVNKGHMLFVTKRHVESFFDITKEEREAIFDLIDEAKPMLDQIYSPEGYNIGVNCGKISGQSVMHVHVHLIPRYAGDTESPNGGVRGVIPEKMKYI
- a CDS encoding triose-phosphate isomerase, with product MRRRFIAGNWKMFNGPAATSEFMSAFVPKLVSSEDIVSNINKEMMEVAVFAPFVSLDAAIKGKDGSPLIIGAQNMHWEKSGAFTGEISAPMIKELGCTHVIIGHSERRHIFRETSEELHKKLLAALEEHLTPVFCVGELLEERESGSTFDVIRKQLMAGLKVMDGNDVADKIIVAYEPVWAIGTGKTASSEDAQEVCAFIRKLLADTFGEGVAEKTIILYGGSVKPENTASILSMKDIDGVLVGGASLKPDSFLGIAKAAVQ
- the pgk gene encoding phosphoglycerate kinase, which gives rise to MKLKTFLPDDIIGKKVLVRVDFNVPLADGKVADSTRICAHLPTLRALKAAGAKVALISHLGRPKGKIDLKYSLEPVGEELAKITGWNVRFVHECIGPEVQKASSEWGNEVLLLENVRFHPEEEKNDMEFAKKLAENFDIFVMDAFSAAHRSHSSTRAVAEVLPSFAGLLIVKETEMLGAVRDDPQKPFVLILGGAKVSDKIAVVENLVKKVDTILIGGGMAFTFFKAKGLEIGTSLCETDKIDFAYKMITKAEELGVKLLLPLDILAADEFKADSPYSLVTSDAIPSGKMGLDIGPETIKAFTEVILSSRTVLWNGPMGVFEMPAFSKGTEAIAQALVKATQIGSFTVVGGGDSAAAIAQFGYEDQVSHVSTGGGASLEFFEGKILPGIEPYDIT